CCACTCACAAGCAGGTGACAAAGATATGGTATGCAAATTACATAAGTCCATCTATGGCCTTAAGCAATCTCCTCGAGCGTGGTATGCCAAACTCAGCTCGGTGCTGGAAAATATTGGTTTTTGACGGAGTAATGTTGATTCATCTCTCTTCATTCGAAATGGTTCCACTGGAAAACTTGTTGTACTCATCTACGTTGATGATCTTATCATGACCGGTGACAACCTATCTGAGATTCACTCCCTTAAGCAGTATCTTCGTAACAAATTTGCTCTCAAAGATCTTGGTATTCTCAAGTATTTTCTGGGCATTGAACTGGCTCGTTCTAGCAAAGGTTTATTCCTAAACCAACGAAAGTATGCTCTTAATCTCCTGCAAGAAGCTGAAATGTCACCATGTAAACCAGTTCACACCCCACTGGACACCAATCTTAAACTAGACATTCAAGGAGAGCCACTCACAAATTTGAGCTATTATCAACGAATGGTTGGCAAGCTTATTTATCTTACCATTACAAGACTTGACATCTCGTATGCAGTGAGCATTGTTAGTCAATTCATGCATTCCCCAACTACAACTCACTTGAAGATTGTATATCGCATTCTTTGTTATCTCAAAGGTTCAGTTGGTAGGGGCATCTTGATGAAGAAGAACAATCATACAACAATCATCGGCTAcactgatgcagattgggcatgCAACTCTATTGATCGCAAATCAACCACAGGTTTTTGCACATTTGTTGGTGGCAATCTGGTcacttggaaaagcaagaaacaaagtgttgTGGCTGCGCAGAGGCTGAGTATCGTGCCATGGCATCCACTGCCTGTGAACTAATTTGGCTTAAAGGTCTCCTTGGTGATTTGGGTTTCTCTCATACTCAACctattggaaatgtgccctaaagccaatcatatgatgatactttacggacatttcacatgttaaactaatctagtttaaatataaagggcaaatattattgtttgagccgtctcatataaatgttatacgcttaaacgataagtccaaggaatttgtgattgggagaatgcgatctaaaaaagttagattcatgagacaattctttcgtagacacatcctaaacgttcctgatcataggattgccaattgggcattgacagtccgttaagatcagtacgtgctgtgtcttctctcagggagagtgactagtctcgagtcattggtgtgtgcgacatcaagacaagtacgtaggtgctcaatagagaatgagtacactgaacacgatcaacgaagagttctcatattcatgtcacatgagaactcatggttgggataatgcaaagtagtcctttgacctgaggcatcatagttgtcttgtggttaagtccttgatctttgattatgtcaaaggcactccatcaggagggtgtccacggcatagttggggttaagccacttagctatggaggcaagtgaatgcgcaacaagggatctctaaccttcaaatcgtttgagggagaatactctatgatatgatttagaacctctgaccagagtatgaatgagatttaggaagtcgttccaaatcacattcaaggtaatcatataagcacacgaatcacattggatagtggacatgaataaataaactatcaaaccaaacaatgtggtcaagagtattgtattagagaaaggtagtattgcatttgtaatcctaaactgaataggttctccacctcttctgattagcttgggtaaccatgatatgctgctaggtgtcactcatggtttgtggaagccctaaatgtgtgtaatcactaaagggagaattgaaagtaagtttcaattcacaatcgatgtgaaatggttttaatcgctcACTGCttcactaaaaggaacctaatggatcgtacaccgtgtaaggtgaagattgaagaaacaatggagatgagtaagaataattaaatggtttaattatttatggcaaggattaattaatatgttaattaatcaaacgaataaagttcgttaaaagaccacggattagttttgggcctcaaggcccaatgggcttcaaacgtcaagcccattgacttaagttgtatgacaacttaattcacaaaggcccaaaagcccaataaaacccttatggccggccatgttagagagaatggccttttggttctttaggtcacttatttgaagtgactatataaagaactttatagcctaaaatttattaagggtttcttttagagaaaattggtgagaacttgtctctcattttctctctaggaggccggcccccttggagggtggatctagcaatcccactactccaaggtcactcattcattctccaatctctccttggtgtggagacttagaggttctcaattttgggaacttggagaaacctattcttccatccaaatccatagattttagatgcaaggaatgaaggccctctctttgggtgattagcctttgcttatgcaaagaggaatctacaaaggtatataaatctcaactcactttgttttgagttgattcttggttcaccaatctactaggctttgaatttcatgggtaatgttttgttttttaatgcatgcaagcatgattctgccttttaattgttaaatgcatgctatagatgttattcaaatgaacatgttgtCACAAAATAATActacaagtggtatcagagcctaggtctagtagttggtgaatccttttgggttttgtagttcatagtttgtgatttaaaagttgtaatatgttacaagctttattcttgtttctttgaatgtaaattttgttagaaaatttgccatctcaaatgttgtagatgtagttcatatgagcatgaatattggagctaaaatttggtgccatgcttttgggaattttcggccaaatccaaagggtggatttttgggttcttgtttgacttgttaaaagtgttttaaagtaacttttggaacccctatgtaccctagtttggttatatgttatttccctaaagtttgaatggttttgggtggaaaatgttcatggagctcttatgggtttttcatgaatgttcttcattgttcttgacattttagccaagaacaaaaagtttggtgttttgattcaaagttttgattaatttcataaagtctttgttttaaGTTGGTTGGTGTGACTTTTCCATCATCAAAAACATTTATTTgaaaaggtgatggaaatgTTGTAAGAGTGTTTAATTTATGTACataattgtttttctttcttacaCACATGTTCCCACCAACCAATTTCaacttgcaaggctttatgacttagttgaaaaaatttccaaattttgtggcttcaattttttccctccctctctcctaaaaccggccctccctcaagtgggagtatttttggggcttttatgcaattacataaagttttgatacttttgtgtatttgcactttggcccaaaagtttacgtttttacgtttaggtccaaaaacgctaaaggacaaattgttttgctcctttaatgaagtttttgcattgtttaaattttgggttctagtgtaattacatgaagtagtggacttttgtgttcttacaaagtgaccccaaaagtttatgtttttgcaatatagcccaaaggttgtggtaattgcatattggcccaaattaggtagagaacaaaattgttttgtctctttaaatgagaattggattttcattttgtttagctccatttaaatcaattttatggatacaaaaaccaaatgaaaatgttgcattcaatttaattagttaaagtgctaattaattaaagggtgattatgaacctaagcctaatataattgagctatgtgaaaggccgtttcaaatttgtttgaaccatgggaatgtgtagattagattttggttgtaatttgatttgatcaaatgttgtaaaagggcataagcccttctttactttaaggtaatttgttttatgcaaatgttgtaatgagcataagctcacctttactttgaagtacttctttcttgctttatttgatatgcatgaaaatgaagtagttgggtctaacgcccctaagacaacacgccttaatgtgattaaacgcgtaactaaaatcaatcaccatccctagaccgagattcaacacaaggctcgtgttgaatctaaacaaaggttcatagtcatcctaaggccctaaggcaactatatagtccatcaatgaatgcaaagtttatattagtagtatcatatactcttgctttaaaaactgttttataagcatagtgggagtattatatacaactaaaaacaatcatatggaccaatagttgtaataggaccaaaattgttttaatagagattaaaatgtatgtttatatgtgatgagacctaaaaccctcaaccaaaccattattaagttgataagcgtgagagtgctttgaacactctttcgtggccttccaccatggtagctccaatcgtttatgacttgtacaccgccttcaccctatcatgggggagtgcaaagtgcatgcttatactcaggaggagtctatatacatacttgatgaggtgagtgtaggcaacgaggatggccaatatcatatcattgtgaggctattcttgaaccccttcatgaactaagcatggtgggaatgacttaactaagtgcaatggagccaatatcatatcattgtgaggttacattctctagaggccaaattagatgggtacttgcaagagatgcaaatgagtaagtgtactctctcattattattaatgctagccaatatcatatcattgtgaggtgggcttggtagtagtgagtctcccataccctactaagagtttcctccaaaactctcgaattccaatgagggatatggaatttgccaaaaatagtgggt
This window of the Malus domestica chromosome 03, GDT2T_hap1 genome carries:
- the LOC139194672 gene encoding uncharacterized mitochondrial protein AtMg00810-like, with protein sequence MTGDNLSEIHSLKQYLRNKFALKDLGILKYFLGIELARSSKGLFLNQRKYALNLLQEAEMSPCKPVHTPLDTNLKLDIQGEPLTNLSYYQRMVGKLIYLTITRLDISYAVSIVSQFMHSPTTTHLKIVYRILCYLKGSVGRGILMKKNNHTTIIGYTDADWACNSIDRKSTTGFCTFVGGNLVTWKSKKQSVVAAQRLSIVPWHPLPVN